In the Marinomonas algicola genome, one interval contains:
- a CDS encoding murein transglycosylase domain-containing protein, with the protein MNNYLMIKNIISKPHFLSIGFLLLLLSGCKSVSSVEKLSEQIKNIQDINDIEAIARQAKTSRDLIKEDIRVVRVLFEELDQTVNKIWGKGNSELPEKKKYVKYTNDYQARTVVDFDRGVVRVETINIDSPLDTLKKAVTTTLLTTSDPTKTDIFSSAEPDTDGVPFLYPQVMDHDGKIVRYGWRAQRYSDYLVTNKLSKSKSNNTTIYAVEFKLVEQHQHLRQEKYSHYVLAAANRYNLSPALIYGIIETESAFNPYAVSPANAYGLMQVVPATAGKDVYNLVKKKSGQPTKEVLFSPENNIDIGSAYLYILQTRYLVKVTNKLSQEYSMISAYNGGTGNVLKTFDTNRTRAMEKINQTSTSHVYKKLRYEHPRSESRYYLEKVTKAKIHYQR; encoded by the coding sequence ATGAATAACTATTTGATGATAAAGAATATTATTAGCAAACCTCACTTTTTATCAATTGGTTTTTTATTACTTTTATTAAGTGGCTGTAAATCGGTTTCATCTGTTGAAAAGTTATCTGAGCAAATAAAAAACATTCAAGACATTAACGATATAGAAGCCATTGCTCGGCAAGCAAAAACAAGCCGAGATTTAATTAAAGAAGACATTCGAGTCGTTAGAGTCTTATTTGAAGAACTGGACCAAACCGTAAATAAAATATGGGGGAAAGGTAACAGTGAGCTCCCTGAAAAGAAAAAATACGTAAAATACACCAATGATTATCAAGCGAGAACCGTCGTTGATTTTGATCGAGGAGTGGTTCGAGTTGAAACCATTAATATAGACTCTCCTCTTGATACCTTAAAAAAAGCGGTCACAACAACGCTATTAACCACGTCTGACCCAACCAAAACAGATATTTTCTCCAGTGCCGAGCCTGATACAGATGGTGTCCCTTTTTTGTATCCCCAAGTCATGGATCATGATGGAAAAATCGTCCGATATGGTTGGCGAGCACAACGCTATTCAGATTACCTTGTTACAAACAAGCTTTCCAAATCCAAGTCAAATAACACCACCATTTATGCTGTTGAATTTAAACTGGTCGAGCAACATCAACACCTTCGCCAAGAAAAATACAGCCATTATGTGCTCGCGGCGGCCAACCGTTACAACTTATCGCCGGCGCTGATCTATGGCATCATCGAAACAGAAAGTGCTTTTAACCCCTATGCTGTCAGCCCTGCAAACGCTTATGGATTGATGCAGGTGGTGCCGGCTACGGCGGGTAAAGATGTTTACAATCTCGTTAAGAAGAAATCGGGGCAGCCAACAAAAGAAGTGCTTTTCTCACCTGAGAACAACATCGACATAGGCAGTGCTTACCTTTATATACTACAAACTCGATACCTAGTTAAAGTGACCAATAAATTAAGCCAAGAATATTCAATGATTTCGGCTTACAACGGTGGCACTGGCAATGTCTTAAAAACGTTTGATACGAATAGAACGCGGGCCATGGAGAAGATCAACCAAACATCCA
- a CDS encoding MurR/RpiR family transcriptional regulator has protein sequence MSDTPIHTDSHTIAELFRSQLNLFSPAELKLVTYLLTNYPMSGLVSITELSENCGVSTPTVMRTLKRIGFSSFMTFQKELKEELQQTLSDPIAKHDRWAADAPKEHVLNRVADTVTTNLRHSLNQINHEQFDAIIDLLANQKHALHLLGGRITSAFARYLNTHLNVIRDDVHLFPETASLWPHHLLKIKENDVVIMFDVRRYEQDLITAGRLLKARGAKIILFTDQWLSPVADFSEHTLPIRIEGKSGWDSGVVTLFFAESMIVALEERLWSQTSKRMRELEDMFDLTERFRKRIK, from the coding sequence ATGAGTGACACGCCAATACACACAGATAGCCACACGATTGCGGAACTGTTTCGCTCACAACTCAATCTCTTTAGCCCGGCGGAACTAAAACTCGTTACTTATTTACTCACAAACTACCCAATGTCTGGTTTGGTCTCCATCACTGAGTTATCTGAAAATTGTGGCGTTTCTACTCCCACCGTCATGAGAACATTGAAACGAATCGGTTTTTCCAGTTTTATGACCTTCCAAAAAGAGCTGAAAGAAGAGCTGCAACAAACCTTGTCTGATCCTATTGCGAAGCATGATAGATGGGCCGCCGATGCACCAAAAGAACATGTATTAAATAGGGTTGCCGATACCGTTACGACAAACTTACGCCACAGCCTAAATCAAATAAATCATGAGCAATTTGATGCGATTATCGACTTATTAGCCAACCAAAAACACGCACTCCATCTTCTCGGAGGCCGTATAACCAGTGCTTTTGCACGCTATTTGAATACCCATCTCAATGTTATACGCGACGACGTTCACCTTTTCCCTGAAACCGCTTCTTTATGGCCTCACCACCTATTAAAAATAAAAGAAAATGATGTCGTTATTATGTTTGATGTCCGTCGTTACGAACAGGATTTAATTACAGCTGGTCGTTTACTAAAAGCGCGTGGGGCCAAAATAATTCTCTTTACTGATCAATGGCTTTCTCCTGTGGCTGACTTCTCTGAACACACTTTACCCATCCGTATAGAAGGCAAATCGGGATGGGATTCTGGTGTGGTGACACTATTTTTTGCAGAATCAATGATCGTCGCCCTTGAGGAAAGACTCTGGTCACAGACCTCAAAACGCATGCGAGAACTCGAAGATATGTTCGATTTAACCGAACGATTTAGAAAAAGAATAAAATAA
- a CDS encoding TRAP transporter substrate-binding protein, which produces MNKNKRDFIKKAVVGGAAAATLGASNAQAKAAPIKWRLQTYAGAALGEHVIKPAVEAFNKAANGEMEIELYYADQLVPTPELFRALQNGTIDAVQSDDDSMGAPVDISVFGGYFPFATRYSLDVPVLFEQYGLKEIWEEAYDEVGVKWLSAGAWDPCHFATKDPINSLADLKGKRIFTFPTAGRFLNRFGVIPVTLPWEDIEVALQTGELDGIAWSGITEDYTVGWADATNYFLTNNISGAWSGSFFANNDSWNALPEHLKELWRLCMDSSHYYRQHWYWGGEAKLRTEGTKMKLTSISDEEWATVEAEAHKFWDEIAETSDRTKKVVDIFKKYNDTMSKAGRPYRYS; this is translated from the coding sequence ATGAATAAGAACAAACGCGATTTTATTAAAAAAGCCGTCGTAGGTGGTGCTGCCGCTGCTACGTTAGGCGCGTCTAATGCTCAGGCTAAAGCAGCCCCAATTAAATGGCGTTTGCAAACTTATGCGGGTGCCGCATTAGGTGAACACGTTATTAAACCAGCCGTTGAAGCATTTAACAAAGCGGCTAATGGCGAAATGGAAATTGAGCTGTACTACGCTGATCAGCTAGTCCCTACGCCAGAGTTATTCCGTGCTTTGCAAAATGGTACGATTGACGCGGTACAAAGTGATGATGACTCAATGGGGGCGCCAGTCGATATATCTGTTTTTGGTGGATACTTCCCATTTGCGACCCGTTACAGCCTTGATGTCCCCGTATTATTTGAACAATACGGTTTAAAAGAGATCTGGGAAGAAGCCTACGATGAAGTCGGTGTGAAGTGGTTAAGTGCTGGAGCATGGGATCCATGTCATTTCGCAACAAAAGACCCGATCAATAGCTTAGCGGATTTAAAAGGTAAACGAATATTTACTTTCCCAACAGCTGGCCGTTTCTTAAATCGTTTTGGTGTTATTCCAGTCACTTTGCCTTGGGAAGACATTGAAGTGGCATTACAAACAGGTGAACTGGATGGTATTGCCTGGTCAGGTATTACCGAAGATTACACCGTTGGTTGGGCCGATGCGACCAATTACTTCTTAACCAATAATATCTCAGGTGCATGGAGTGGTTCTTTCTTTGCTAACAATGATTCTTGGAATGCTTTACCAGAGCATCTAAAAGAGTTATGGAGGCTTTGTATGGACAGTTCACATTACTATCGTCAACATTGGTATTGGGGTGGTGAAGCGAAGTTACGTACAGAAGGAACTAAGATGAAGTTGACTTCTATTTCGGATGAAGAGTGGGCCACAGTGGAAGCGGAAGCACATAAATTCTGGGATGAAATTGCTGAAACCAGCGACCGTACTAAAAAGGTTGTAGATATCTTTAAGAAATACAATGACACCATGTCGAAAGCCGGTAGACCATATCGCTACAGTTAA
- a CDS encoding TRAP transporter small permease subunit, protein MYNAIQTYIRFVYKFNRGVGVLAMYLVLVMMGILLFSSISKGVGTPQIWVIEMAQFTMAAYYLLGGGYSMQMDAHVRMDVFYGNWSAKRQAITDAFTVLCLLTYLVMLFYGALSSTSYAIEYGQRNYSSWRPPLAPIKTLMSLGIFLMLLQVLATFAQNVAEAMGKPFDVKRHPEDLSI, encoded by the coding sequence ATGTATAACGCAATTCAAACTTACATACGATTTGTTTATAAATTCAATCGTGGTGTGGGTGTTTTAGCTATGTATTTAGTGCTTGTGATGATGGGCATTTTGCTTTTTTCATCCATATCCAAAGGTGTGGGCACTCCACAAATTTGGGTTATTGAAATGGCGCAATTTACGATGGCGGCCTACTACCTCTTAGGTGGTGGCTATTCTATGCAAATGGATGCGCATGTTCGCATGGATGTGTTTTATGGTAATTGGTCTGCGAAAAGGCAGGCGATTACAGACGCTTTCACCGTTCTTTGTCTGCTCACTTATTTAGTGATGTTATTTTATGGCGCCCTGTCGAGTACGTCTTACGCGATCGAGTACGGACAGCGCAACTATTCCTCTTGGAGACCGCCTTTGGCGCCAATAAAAACGCTTATGAGCCTAGGCATCTTTTTAATGTTACTGCAAGTTCTCGCCACTTTTGCGCAAAATGTGGCCGAAGCAATGGGCAAACCATTTGATGTGAAACGTCATCCAGAGGATCTCTCAATATGA
- a CDS encoding TRAP transporter large permease: protein MSYEMIAILMFSSLMLMLLTGQRVFGAVGFVAVVASLALWGDGGSEMAFNASMKLMNWYPLLTLPLFVFMGYMLSESGIASDLYRMLHVWMGSLKGGLGIGTIVLMVAISAMNGLSVAGMAIGTSIALPEMLKRGYDKRMVTGVIQAGSSLGILVPPSIVLVLYGMIARQPVSQLWLAGAIPGLILAVMFIAYIVIRCRLQPELGPPLPQAERDQITKKEKYMLLGAGVLPLVVIFSVIGLFLMGYTSLVECSAVGAAVAMLAALVKGRLSFRLIHTTLRKTLGISCMFMWIIMAALCFGAVFDGLGAVKAIEALFLDQWGLSPWQVLIMMQVSYIIMGMFLDDTAMLVIVAPLYIPLIIALEFNPIWYGVLYTVTCQIAYMTPPFGYNLFLMRAMAPKEVSLIDIYKSITPFVIIMVFALILFTVFPQITLWLPELVFGQ from the coding sequence ATGAGTTATGAAATGATCGCAATATTGATGTTTTCTTCATTGATGTTGATGTTGCTTACCGGACAACGCGTTTTTGGTGCCGTTGGGTTTGTGGCGGTTGTAGCCTCATTGGCTTTATGGGGCGATGGTGGCTCTGAAATGGCGTTTAATGCCAGTATGAAGCTCATGAATTGGTATCCGCTGCTTACTTTACCGTTATTTGTCTTCATGGGATACATGTTGTCTGAATCGGGAATTGCCAGTGATCTTTATCGCATGTTGCATGTTTGGATGGGGTCGCTGAAAGGGGGGCTGGGTATCGGTACCATAGTGTTAATGGTCGCCATATCCGCGATGAATGGTTTAAGTGTCGCCGGAATGGCCATTGGTACCAGTATTGCGCTGCCTGAAATGCTTAAACGTGGCTATGATAAACGTATGGTGACGGGAGTGATACAGGCCGGTAGCTCTCTAGGCATTCTGGTTCCGCCGAGTATTGTATTGGTGCTATATGGCATGATAGCACGCCAACCCGTCAGTCAATTATGGTTAGCCGGTGCGATCCCTGGTTTGATTTTAGCCGTAATGTTTATTGCTTACATTGTTATCCGTTGTCGTTTACAGCCGGAGTTAGGACCTCCTTTACCGCAAGCTGAGAGAGATCAAATAACAAAGAAAGAAAAGTACATGTTACTGGGGGCAGGCGTCCTACCTTTAGTCGTGATTTTCTCTGTTATTGGCTTGTTCTTAATGGGCTACACCAGTTTGGTAGAGTGTTCAGCCGTGGGTGCGGCGGTGGCTATGTTGGCGGCACTGGTGAAAGGTCGCTTGAGCTTTCGCTTGATTCATACAACCTTAAGAAAGACGCTGGGTATCAGCTGCATGTTCATGTGGATCATTATGGCGGCCTTGTGTTTTGGGGCGGTGTTTGATGGTTTGGGTGCGGTAAAAGCGATCGAGGCGTTATTTCTAGATCAATGGGGCTTGAGCCCTTGGCAGGTACTCATAATGATGCAGGTGTCTTATATCATTATGGGGATGTTTCTTGATGATACGGCCATGTTAGTGATTGTAGCGCCTTTGTATATCCCATTAATTATTGCGCTGGAATTTAATCCAATTTGGTACGGTGTACTGTACACAGTGACCTGTCAAATTGCTTATATGACACCACCATTCGGTTATAACTTATTCTTGATGCGTGCAATGGCACCAAAAGAAGTCAGTTTGATTGATATTTACAAATCCATCACTCCGTTTGTCATTATTATGGTGTTTGCCTTAATCCTATTCACGGTTTTCCCTCAAATTACGTTGTGGTTACCTGAGCTGGTATTTGGTCAATAA
- a CDS encoding N-formylglutamate amidohydrolase, whose translation MYGLEESPTELVNPAGKSDILLICEHASHFIPESFHNLGLTDAECLSHIGWDIGAADMARVLSQQLDASLVLQRYSRLLYDCNRPPSEMSAIPPLSEVTAIPGNSELTDEQRHYRVERIYQPFHSEIEAQIKARTEAGRRTVVVTIHSFTPTYKGELRTVELGVICDNDNAFANTFYQIAQQVSDHDIRMNEPYGPSDPVLHTVTRHGTDHQIANVMLEVRNDLIEQAVGQHEWANLIGKVLNQVNT comes from the coding sequence ATGTACGGATTAGAAGAATCGCCGACTGAATTGGTCAACCCGGCAGGGAAATCAGATATTTTACTGATCTGTGAACATGCCAGTCATTTTATCCCTGAAAGTTTTCATAACTTAGGGTTAACAGATGCTGAGTGCTTGAGCCATATTGGTTGGGACATTGGTGCGGCGGATATGGCGCGAGTATTGAGCCAGCAGTTGGATGCGAGTTTGGTTCTGCAGCGTTATTCAAGGTTACTGTATGACTGCAACAGGCCGCCGAGTGAGATGAGTGCTATCCCGCCGTTGAGTGAAGTGACCGCCATTCCTGGTAACAGTGAGTTGACAGATGAACAGAGGCATTATCGAGTTGAACGTATTTATCAGCCTTTTCACTCAGAAATAGAGGCGCAAATCAAAGCGCGTACAGAAGCGGGTAGACGCACTGTAGTGGTCACGATTCATAGTTTTACGCCGACCTACAAAGGTGAATTACGTACCGTTGAGTTAGGTGTGATTTGCGATAATGACAATGCATTTGCGAATACGTTTTATCAAATTGCTCAGCAAGTAAGTGATCATGATATCCGTATGAATGAGCCATATGGCCCGTCTGATCCGGTGCTGCACACGGTGACTCGACATGGAACGGATCACCAAATAGCGAATGTGATGCTAGAAGTGCGCAATGACTTAATTGAACAGGCTGTAGGGCAGCACGAATGGGCGAACCTTATTGGCAAAGTATTAAATCAAGTAAATACTTAA
- a CDS encoding glutamine synthetase family protein, with the protein MSGMLTLEQLKEEFAAGSLDTVLACQIDMQGRLMGKRFHIDYFINNAVNETHSCNYLLATDLEMETVSGYKSTSWEAGYGDYVMKPDLTTLRRVPWLDGTALVLCDVLDHHYNPVPHSPRAILRKQIARLDAMGMIPMMATELEFFMFDQSYADACAAGYKDMTPASSYNEDYHIFQTTKEEGVIRAIRNGVYGAGIAVECSKGEASAGQEELNIKYDKALTTADHHSIAKHACKEIAWQNGKAITFMAKWDKDATGSSSHVHQSLWSKDGTPLFLDETQPHGMSELMRHYLAGLLAHADDVTCLLAPYINSYKRFQEGTFAPTKAVWSLDNRTAGFRLCGAGTKGIRIECRIGGSDLNPYLALAGQLAAGLAGIEKKMPLEDEFVGDAYAGENAHRVPNTLRAAVEKMNDSSMLREAFGDDVVDHYVRAARWEQQAYDQQVTDWEVARGFERC; encoded by the coding sequence ATGAGCGGAATGTTAACGCTGGAACAATTAAAAGAAGAGTTTGCGGCTGGCAGCCTTGATACCGTATTGGCTTGTCAAATTGATATGCAAGGCCGCTTAATGGGAAAGCGTTTTCATATCGATTACTTTATCAATAATGCTGTCAATGAAACGCATTCTTGTAATTACTTATTGGCCACAGATTTAGAAATGGAAACCGTGTCAGGTTATAAGTCAACCAGCTGGGAAGCCGGTTACGGTGATTATGTAATGAAGCCGGATTTGACGACATTACGCAGAGTGCCTTGGTTAGATGGAACGGCGTTGGTTTTGTGTGATGTTTTAGATCATCACTATAATCCTGTTCCGCATTCACCTCGAGCGATTCTTCGTAAGCAAATTGCTCGCCTAGATGCGATGGGAATGATTCCAATGATGGCGACAGAGCTCGAATTCTTTATGTTTGACCAAAGCTATGCCGATGCTTGTGCGGCGGGTTACAAAGACATGACGCCTGCCAGTTCTTATAATGAAGATTATCATATTTTTCAAACCACTAAAGAAGAAGGGGTTATTCGAGCGATACGCAACGGCGTTTACGGTGCTGGCATTGCGGTGGAGTGTTCTAAAGGTGAGGCGAGTGCTGGACAAGAAGAGCTAAACATTAAGTATGATAAAGCGCTGACAACGGCCGATCACCACTCCATCGCTAAACACGCATGCAAAGAGATTGCATGGCAGAATGGTAAGGCCATCACCTTTATGGCGAAGTGGGATAAAGACGCGACTGGCAGCTCCTCTCATGTGCATCAATCGTTATGGAGTAAAGACGGTACGCCACTTTTCCTAGACGAAACACAGCCTCATGGTATGTCTGAACTTATGCGTCATTATTTAGCGGGTTTACTGGCTCATGCTGATGATGTGACCTGTCTACTTGCTCCTTACATCAATTCATATAAACGTTTCCAAGAAGGCACATTTGCACCGACTAAAGCGGTGTGGAGTTTAGATAATCGTACGGCTGGTTTCCGTTTATGCGGCGCCGGAACGAAAGGCATCCGTATAGAGTGTCGTATTGGTGGTTCTGATCTTAATCCATACCTTGCTTTAGCTGGACAATTGGCAGCAGGTCTTGCTGGCATCGAGAAAAAAATGCCACTGGAAGACGAATTTGTTGGTGACGCCTATGCTGGTGAAAATGCACATCGAGTACCAAATACGTTACGCGCGGCAGTTGAAAAAATGAATGATTCAAGTATGTTGCGAGAAGCCTTTGGCGATGACGTAGTGGACCATTATGTCCGTGCCGCCCGCTGGGAGCAGCAAGCGTATGATCAGCAAGTAACAGACTGGGAAGTCGCTCGAGGTTTTGAGCGCTGTTAA
- a CDS encoding aldehyde dehydrogenase family protein, producing MNKIQCVSPVDGRVYAERDVATSDQVAAVFAKASAAQHLWAQKSVAERSEYCTLAVDAMIGMTDRIAEELAWQMGRPISQGAGEVKGLEERARHMIAIAESSLEPFDPGFKEGFKRKISREPLGVVMTIAPWNFPFMTALNSVIPALLAGNAVVLKHASHTLLVAERIQDAFDQAGLPDGLFQHVVLDHTSTSELIASGNVDMVCFTGSVGGGKAMEQAAAGQFIPLGLELGGKDPVYVRADCNMAYTIENLADGAFFNSGQSCCSIERIYVHESIHDELVAGLAAAGQAYTLGNPLHKETNLGPMIKPAAADFVRQQVADAVAAGAKTHVDTSLFSLDKPGSAYMAPQVLTDVTHGMSVMMDESFGPVVGVIKVSSDEEAIALMNDSEFGLTAGIWTEDLEAAERIAPQLETGTVFMNRCDYLDPALAWTGVKNTGRGCSLSKMGFDALTRPKSFHFKTSTN from the coding sequence ATGAATAAAATTCAATGTGTATCGCCCGTTGATGGCCGCGTTTATGCGGAACGTGATGTGGCAACTAGCGATCAAGTGGCCGCTGTTTTTGCTAAGGCGTCAGCCGCTCAACATCTTTGGGCGCAAAAAAGTGTGGCGGAACGAAGTGAGTATTGCACCCTAGCTGTTGACGCTATGATCGGCATGACAGATCGGATCGCGGAAGAGTTGGCATGGCAAATGGGGCGCCCGATTAGCCAAGGTGCAGGTGAAGTGAAAGGGTTGGAAGAACGTGCGCGGCACATGATTGCCATTGCAGAATCGTCTCTTGAACCATTTGATCCAGGGTTCAAAGAAGGTTTTAAGCGGAAAATAAGCCGTGAACCATTAGGTGTAGTAATGACGATTGCGCCTTGGAATTTCCCTTTTATGACCGCGCTAAACTCTGTTATTCCGGCTTTGCTTGCGGGTAATGCGGTTGTGCTGAAACACGCGTCCCATACTTTATTGGTGGCGGAACGTATCCAAGATGCATTTGATCAAGCGGGATTACCAGACGGTCTGTTTCAACATGTGGTTCTTGATCATACAAGCACCAGTGAGTTAATTGCATCCGGCAACGTGGACATGGTGTGCTTTACGGGTTCTGTTGGTGGTGGTAAAGCAATGGAGCAAGCGGCAGCAGGTCAGTTTATTCCTTTAGGGTTAGAGCTTGGGGGTAAAGACCCGGTTTATGTGAGAGCGGATTGCAATATGGCCTACACCATTGAGAATCTAGCGGATGGCGCCTTTTTTAACAGCGGCCAGTCTTGTTGTAGTATTGAGCGTATCTACGTACATGAAAGTATTCATGATGAGTTAGTGGCTGGATTAGCGGCGGCGGGACAAGCTTACACCTTAGGCAATCCATTACATAAAGAGACAAATTTAGGCCCTATGATTAAACCTGCCGCGGCCGATTTCGTTCGTCAACAAGTGGCCGATGCGGTGGCCGCAGGAGCGAAAACGCATGTGGATACGAGCTTATTCTCATTAGATAAGCCGGGCTCAGCTTACATGGCACCACAAGTGCTCACCGATGTGACCCACGGCATGTCTGTGATGATGGATGAAAGCTTTGGTCCGGTAGTGGGGGTGATTAAAGTGTCCAGTGACGAGGAAGCCATTGCGCTTATGAATGATTCCGAATTCGGATTGACGGCGGGCATTTGGACAGAAGACCTTGAGGCCGCGGAGAGAATAGCGCCACAATTAGAAACGGGCACTGTGTTTATGAATCGCTGTGATTATCTAGACCCTGCCTTGGCTTGGACTGGAGTAAAGAATACTGGACGAGGTTGTTCATTGTCGAAAATGGGCTTTGATGCGTTAACCAGACCGAAGAGCTTCCACTTTAAAACGTCAACCAATTGA
- a CDS encoding GMC family oxidoreductase translates to MKAYDYIIVGAGAAGCVVANRLSADPKVSVCLIEAGGDSNSPWVTIPAGIFGLYGNKTYDYAFEGTPQTHLHNRKMMVNRGKTLGGSTAINSMVYIRGNQNDYDGWGKLGCRGWSYQDVLPVFKKLEANQSQQSAEYHGFDGELAVTKQQDPHPVCRTFIKAGATAGLPENSDFNGPSQFGLGVYNVKQNKGQRVSSYSAFVKPIQSRSNLTIMTHTDVLSLLLEGDLAKGVNVESNGQKEQIMAHKEVILSAGTIVSPRILLASGIGNKAELEALGIECRVDLPGVGENLQDHIDSMVTVRAKTPETIGVSLSSLVPHVILAPIKYALQRKGWLTTNYVEAGGFAKTKLAESAEPGSADADPDIQFHFTPLYRSHRGKKFEFGHGYSVFTCVLRPRSTGSIKLAKDGSHRTVLIDHNFFADERDQKVLIEGIKKAREILASPEFDGIRGKEMAPGKEVQTDEDILHYLRETASTVYHPVGTCKMGIDDMAVVDPESLKVKGLKNVRVIDASIMPTLISGNTSSPSMMIGEKGAQMILSDSSC, encoded by the coding sequence ATGAAAGCTTACGATTACATAATAGTTGGAGCGGGTGCGGCGGGCTGTGTTGTGGCCAATCGCCTAAGTGCGGATCCTAAAGTGTCAGTGTGTCTTATTGAAGCTGGTGGTGACAGTAACAGTCCATGGGTGACCATTCCTGCTGGAATTTTTGGTCTTTATGGCAATAAAACGTACGACTATGCTTTTGAAGGGACACCACAAACGCATTTGCACAATCGTAAAATGATGGTGAACCGAGGTAAAACCTTAGGTGGCTCGACGGCCATTAACAGTATGGTGTATATCCGCGGGAATCAGAATGACTACGATGGTTGGGGAAAGCTCGGTTGCCGAGGTTGGTCTTATCAAGATGTCTTGCCCGTTTTTAAAAAATTAGAAGCCAATCAGAGTCAGCAATCGGCTGAATACCATGGCTTTGATGGTGAGTTAGCGGTCACTAAACAGCAAGACCCGCACCCAGTTTGTCGTACCTTTATAAAAGCCGGAGCCACGGCGGGTTTGCCTGAAAACAGTGATTTTAATGGCCCTTCTCAGTTTGGTTTAGGTGTCTATAATGTGAAGCAAAATAAAGGTCAGCGGGTTAGTAGCTACAGCGCCTTTGTGAAGCCCATTCAGTCGCGCAGCAATCTTACTATCATGACTCATACGGATGTGCTGTCTCTCCTATTAGAAGGGGATCTAGCGAAAGGGGTGAATGTTGAGTCTAACGGCCAGAAAGAACAAATTATGGCTCATAAAGAAGTGATCCTGTCGGCCGGAACCATTGTTTCTCCAAGGATTCTACTTGCATCTGGTATCGGTAATAAGGCTGAGTTAGAAGCATTGGGTATTGAATGTCGAGTAGATTTGCCAGGCGTCGGTGAAAATTTACAAGATCATATTGATAGTATGGTAACAGTGAGAGCGAAAACCCCCGAGACCATTGGTGTTTCCTTGTCTTCACTGGTACCTCATGTCATTTTGGCCCCAATCAAATACGCTTTACAGCGCAAGGGCTGGCTCACGACTAACTATGTTGAGGCCGGTGGTTTTGCCAAAACTAAGCTGGCTGAAAGCGCGGAGCCAGGTTCGGCCGATGCTGACCCAGATATTCAATTTCATTTTACGCCTTTGTACCGTAGCCATCGTGGTAAAAAGTTTGAATTTGGGCATGGTTATTCTGTTTTTACCTGTGTGCTGCGACCAAGAAGTACAGGTAGCATTAAACTCGCCAAAGACGGTTCCCATCGTACTGTCTTAATAGACCATAATTTTTTTGCCGATGAGCGAGATCAGAAGGTTCTGATAGAAGGGATTAAAAAAGCCCGAGAGATTCTAGCATCGCCAGAATTTGATGGTATTCGTGGCAAAGAAATGGCTCCGGGTAAAGAGGTTCAAACGGATGAGGACATCTTGCACTACTTGCGTGAAACTGCGAGTACGGTTTATCACCCTGTCGGCACATGTAAAATGGGCATCGACGACATGGCCGTTGTTGATCCTGAATCACTAAAAGTAAAAGGGCTTAAGAACGTTAGGGTGATCGACGCCTCTATTATGCCAACGCTAATTAGTGGTAACACCTCTTCCCCTTCTATGATGATAGGTGAAAAAGGCGCTCAAATGATATTGAGCGACTCGTCTTGCTAA
- the dtd gene encoding D-aminoacyl-tRNA deacylase, translating into MKLLIQRAKQASVTVAGELIGAIDHGQLVLVGIEKADTEMDLQRLADKLLKYRMFSDEEGKMNLNVKQIDGGILLVSQFTLAAETKKGLRPGFSTAAVPAEAERLFNLFVEMVRKQHDTVATGRFGADMQVSLINDGPVTFMLD; encoded by the coding sequence ATGAAACTGCTTATTCAAAGAGCAAAACAAGCCAGTGTGACCGTGGCAGGAGAGTTAATTGGCGCGATTGATCATGGTCAGCTTGTGTTGGTGGGTATTGAAAAAGCCGATACCGAAATGGACTTGCAACGCTTAGCCGACAAACTACTAAAATACCGCATGTTCAGTGACGAAGAAGGAAAAATGAACCTGAATGTAAAACAAATAGACGGGGGGATATTGCTTGTCTCTCAATTTACCTTAGCCGCGGAAACAAAAAAAGGCTTAAGACCGGGTTTTTCAACCGCCGCCGTACCAGCCGAAGCGGAACGATTATTCAATCTCTTCGTCGAAATGGTGCGCAAACAACATGACACTGTAGCAACAGGGCGCTTTGGTGCCGACATGCAAGTGAGTCTAATCAACGATGGTCCCGTTACCTTTATGTTGGATTAG